GCATTCTTCAAGCCAACTCCTACCATCCAGAAGTCGAAATTTGTGGTGGAAATTATTTCTATGGAGCCATAGGAACGTACAAGGAACAGGTGGTATCAAACAACACCCAATCCTTGCTAAGATGGCTCTAAACCAACAGGGCGGGTACTCCTCGGACACACTAGAACTAGGGAAAGGCATGAAATTGAGCAACTTGGGGTCTCCTAGTTCATTCACTGCAGAATCCTTGAACAAAGGGCGCTATGACAAAGGCAAGGATGTCTTGGTTGACTTCCAAGGAGCAagtggtttttggccacagaatCAGTGGGTTGCTTTCCCTGAAGAATCCTCTAGATTTATGAGGATTAGTGAATGGGTGAAAGAACTTCCTGTTCATCCACCATGCTTAATTGATGAACATGATCTTGTTGAAGATGACGTCGATCTCCCACCTTCTCCTGATGCTGGTAAATCACCAGCAAGAAACTCGTCTCTAATCAGCCCACATCCAAATACAAATGTATCAGAAGAGGTTGCACATGCTAATGCAGTCATCCGGTCTCTCAACCTGTCCTCAACGGTTGCTCACATTGCCGGCGCTGGTCTGAAAGTTATCCCTGCTATGTCGCACTTAACTAGCCTTCGATCTGTCAATTTATCATGCAACTTCATAGGTATGTAATCAAAGGATAATTCGTACTAAACTAACTTAAGGCTAAAGAAAATGGTCATAGAAAGACCCTCTAACATAATATAATGTTTCCTGTGGCAATGCAGTTCAAATAACTCCAGGATCACTACCAAGAGGTCTTCACGTTCTCAATTTATCAAAAAACAAGATCCACACAATCGAAGGACTGAGGGAATTAACACGTCTGCGCATGCTTGACCTAAGTTACAACAAAATCTCTCGAATTGGACAAGGTATGTCGCTTCCTTAGACCTTCCACCGAGGATAAACTGTCTTGTTTGGGGAAACTGACAATATCTCCCAGTTTTACATCCATAAAAGACCACCTGAAAAATGTGACTTTGGCTCCAAATTGCATCAGGTTTGTCGAATTGTACGCTCATCAAAGAACTCTACTTGGCTGGTAACAAAATAAGCGATATAGAAGGGCTGCACAGACTTCTGAAGCTGACTGTTCTAGACTTGAGCTTCaacaaaataacaacaactaaagCACTTGGTCAGCTTGTGGCAAACTATAACTCTCTGCTGGCTCTAAATCTATTGGGCAATCCAATCCAGAGCAATATAAGTGACGATCAACTGCGGAAGGCAGTTTGCAGTCTGCTTCCAAAGCTAGCTTTCTTGAACAAACAGCCAATTAATGCACAGAAAGCCCGAGAGGTAGGAACAGAAGCAGTTGCAAAAGCAGCATTGGGCAGTAGCAGTCGGGGCACTCATAGAAGAGCAACCAGGAAAGTTGTAACTGGAGCTTCTTCATCTGCTAGCGTGCATAGGAGCAGCGCCAGTGTTGCTCAAAAGAGTAGGCATAGGCTAAGAAGCCGAACTCAACACCAGTCTTCCAAAGCCAAGTGATCTGCCCTCGGCATCATCGTCTTCCTAAATTGTTTCATACTCGTGGACAGTGCAATCCGAAAAACCATGGTTCTTCTTGGACAATGCAATTCCAGAAAGCAAGGTGTTCAGTGTGTTTCAGTTTTGtttatctatttttattttgttcttcaaaaGAGAGGAGTGATTAAGATATTCGTTTTAAATTGTGAAGGTTCTTCCTCAATCTCCATTGTGTTATGGAAGTCTGTTTGAAATTCAGGTACTTGTGGCTTCAGATGCTTGTCTTTCTATGATTGTTTGAATTAGCATGTTTTTCCACATTGATTGCACCTTTATAAATGTACTTCGCTTCTTGTTCTGTTTGCTAATGAGTTGTGTTAATCTTTTCGGCCTTCATGAAGTACAACTTTGGATAACTAACCTAATTTATTGGAGTTTCACTGGGTAGGGGTAAGGCCGGCATACACAAGAAAtatactgtttttttttttttgttgttgttgctggtgCTCTTTAGGGGTCGATTGTTTGTGGTTAGATAGAACATAAAGAAAGGGAATTCAAATGTTTAAGTTAAAACATTTTGACTAATTCATACCGATTTTATGTTAATCATCCGCTACGAGAATCAATAGTTTGATTAATTTGTATATGCATCGCGTA
This region of Nicotiana tomentosiformis chromosome 4, ASM39032v3, whole genome shotgun sequence genomic DNA includes:
- the LOC104106316 gene encoding uncharacterized protein, which produces MAICNCFCGPVRRNRKDKGDKRVPKTADVTSPAESPVKSAAKTDDSKSSSFVVPLPFGSSRSNVKVINHESPVKGDTEEVAYEGEDEHDENLSMKRDNSDFDLQARVHNSNDEYDQSFSKEINLNCSFECETNDRDHKKSEKDEEVVEIMKSGHISDPGFGKVESWASPRLQRSCSDLAIRDMFTKMSDQLSLSKSQSFDEMQRLAEKMTLGSPASVLTHRSADKVMLKKHSSSQLLPSRSRNLWWKLFLWSHRNVQGTGGIKQHPILAKMALNQQGGYSSDTLELGKGMKLSNLGSPSSFTAESLNKGRYDKGKDVLVDFQGASGFWPQNQWVAFPEESSRFMRISEWVKELPVHPPCLIDEHDLVEDDVDLPPSPDAGKSPARNSSLISPHPNTNVSEEVAHANAVIRSLNLSSTVAHIAGAGLKVIPAMSHLTSLRSVNLSCNFIVQITPGSLPRGLHVLNLSKNKIHTIEGLRELTRLRMLDLSYNKISRIGQGLSNCTLIKELYLAGNKISDIEGLHRLLKLTVLDLSFNKITTTKALGQLVANYNSLLALNLLGNPIQSNISDDQLRKAVCSLLPKLAFLNKQPINAQKAREVGTEAVAKAALGSSSRGTHRRATRKVVTGASSSASVHRSSASVAQKSRHRLRSRTQHQSSKAK